Proteins from a genomic interval of Anatilimnocola floriformis:
- a CDS encoding prenyltransferase/squalene oxidase repeat-containing protein, giving the protein MDFNRLQAAYETARADLLAARGPHGHWEGRLASSSLSTATAISALAIVARETNDAELQPLIDAGVKYLARQQNEDGGFGDTDKSHSNIATTYLVIAAVHLAQREAEFAELLSRAWKYIESKGGISGLKKRYGIDKTFVVPIMTNLALAGLCDWKEISPLPFELACIPQSWYRFAQMPVVSYAIPALVAIGQAHYFHRQPWNPYSRFVRGWCVEPSLRVLLKMQPQSGGYLEATPLTSFVVMSLAATGRAKHAVTQAGVRFIKDSLREDGSWPIDTNLATWVTSLSINALGEEGVKDIDERCWDWLLSCQHKQRHPFTGADPGGWGWTDLSGAVPDADDTPGALLAIKLRKVDTDLEPRDRSKPPAANEGTQWLLRLQNRDGGWPTFCRGWGKLPFDRSGTDLTAHAIRALTAWEWPIYVAKPIARGFEFLARKQNPDGSWSPLWFGNQDHPEEDNPIYGTAKVLLAYRDTARMSDPAALRGLEWLARQQNADGSYGGSVEETALALEGLLACPDRSQHAAAVNRGLEWLIERVERGEHHLSSPIGFYFAKLWYYEALYPLIFTVSTLRQALQQKRA; this is encoded by the coding sequence ATGGACTTCAACCGATTGCAAGCCGCTTATGAAACCGCCCGCGCCGATCTGCTCGCGGCCCGCGGTCCGCATGGCCATTGGGAAGGCCGGCTCGCCAGTTCCTCTCTCTCGACCGCCACAGCAATCAGCGCGCTGGCCATCGTCGCGCGGGAAACGAATGATGCGGAACTACAACCGCTCATCGACGCCGGCGTGAAATACCTGGCCCGTCAGCAGAACGAAGACGGCGGGTTCGGCGATACCGACAAGAGTCACTCGAACATCGCGACGACGTATCTCGTTATCGCTGCCGTGCATCTCGCCCAGCGCGAAGCAGAGTTCGCCGAGCTACTGTCGCGGGCTTGGAAATACATCGAGAGCAAAGGGGGAATTTCCGGCCTGAAGAAACGCTACGGCATCGACAAAACCTTTGTCGTGCCGATCATGACGAACCTCGCGCTGGCTGGTTTGTGCGACTGGAAAGAGATTTCGCCGCTGCCGTTCGAGCTCGCTTGCATTCCGCAAAGTTGGTATCGCTTCGCGCAGATGCCGGTCGTGAGTTATGCGATTCCCGCACTCGTCGCCATCGGCCAAGCGCACTACTTTCATCGCCAGCCGTGGAATCCCTACTCGCGTTTCGTGCGCGGCTGGTGCGTAGAACCGAGCTTGCGCGTACTGCTGAAGATGCAACCGCAAAGCGGCGGATATCTCGAAGCAACGCCACTCACGAGCTTTGTCGTGATGAGCCTGGCCGCGACGGGCCGCGCGAAGCACGCGGTCACGCAGGCCGGCGTGCGGTTTATCAAAGACAGTCTGCGCGAAGACGGTAGCTGGCCCATTGATACCAATCTGGCGACGTGGGTGACTTCGTTGTCGATCAATGCACTGGGCGAAGAGGGCGTTAAGGACATCGATGAACGTTGCTGGGACTGGCTGCTGTCGTGTCAGCACAAACAGCGTCATCCGTTTACTGGCGCCGATCCGGGTGGTTGGGGCTGGACGGATCTGAGCGGCGCGGTTCCCGATGCGGATGATACGCCGGGGGCACTTTTGGCGATTAAATTGAGAAAGGTGGACACTGATCTAGAACCTCGAGATCGCTCGAAACCACCAGCCGCCAACGAGGGAACCCAATGGCTGCTCCGATTGCAAAATCGCGACGGAGGATGGCCAACGTTTTGTCGTGGCTGGGGAAAGTTGCCTTTCGACCGCAGTGGAACCGACCTCACGGCGCATGCGATTCGCGCACTGACTGCCTGGGAATGGCCGATCTACGTGGCCAAGCCGATCGCTCGTGGCTTCGAGTTTCTCGCCCGCAAGCAAAACCCCGACGGCAGTTGGTCCCCCCTCTGGTTCGGCAATCAAGACCATCCCGAAGAAGACAACCCCATCTACGGCACGGCCAAGGTTTTGCTGGCCTATCGCGATACCGCGCGCATGTCGGATCCTGCCGCCCTGCGCGGATTGGAATGGCTAGCGCGCCAGCAAAATGCCGATGGTAGTTATGGCGGCAGTGTCGAAGAAACCGCGCTCGCTTTGGAGGGTTTATTGGCTTGTCCCGATCGCAGCCAGCACGCTGCTGCGGTTAACCGCGGCCTGGAATGGCTGATCGAACGAGTCGAGCGCGGCGAGCACCACCTCAGTTCGCCGATCGGCTTCTACTTTGCCAAACTGTGGTACTATGAAGCGTTGTATCCGCTGATCTTCACCGTAAGTACACTGAGACAAGCGCTGCAGCAGAAGCGTGCCTGA
- a CDS encoding polyprenyl synthetase family protein, with protein sequence MPPELAAPRRSKRRQTSHLKLVPESKELREHLQKECVALAATLDKANPMTIDQMEVIARKLLADNNQPEGFLGWILVVLSSEFWRDQVAATDPARRLFLLPHCLKHAEGCPADYDEFGLECKTCGACSIADFRAEAEKMGYKVLVAEGSPIVLKIIVSGHVDAIVGVACLNVLEKAIDKILLAGIPCMAVPLLSSDCRNTSVDEDWVMDMIRVKPATPAQQTRTYVHLLRAAANLFKPDELEVLLPRLRGGKRLQSGDSAAALDPIAATEQIAHDFLAKGGKYSRPFITLAVHDALTGGHGTLANGAEHLAAVPLAIRRAAMSIEAFHKASLVHDDIEDEDAFRYGEETVHRRFGIPTAINVGDYLIGLGYRLVSKETATLGGNAVADILNCLADAHLRLSEGQGAELLWRDARDKRLKPIDALKIYALKTSPAFEAALYSGCRLAGPAEAYAEPMKQFARNLGVAFQILNDLNDWDGDNHNKLAAGGDTLGGRPTVLWALAIEGLNASKQEELLSLVTNSQLDGPARLARVRQLYNEAGAFEKAARLIDKHRERAEAIADEIQPEELRRLLYYLIDSVLDHSSAASAPPPVLQITPQINPQK encoded by the coding sequence ATGCCACCCGAGTTGGCCGCGCCCCGCCGCAGCAAACGGCGGCAGACTTCGCATTTGAAACTGGTGCCCGAATCCAAAGAGTTGCGCGAGCACTTGCAAAAGGAGTGCGTCGCGCTGGCGGCAACGCTCGACAAAGCCAACCCGATGACCATCGATCAGATGGAAGTCATCGCGCGGAAGTTGCTCGCCGACAACAATCAGCCCGAAGGTTTCCTCGGCTGGATCTTGGTCGTCCTCAGCAGCGAGTTTTGGCGCGACCAGGTAGCTGCAACCGATCCCGCGCGGCGGCTGTTCCTGCTGCCGCATTGCTTGAAGCATGCCGAAGGTTGCCCCGCCGATTACGACGAGTTCGGTCTGGAGTGCAAAACTTGCGGCGCGTGCAGCATCGCCGATTTTCGCGCCGAAGCCGAGAAGATGGGCTACAAAGTGCTCGTCGCCGAAGGCTCGCCGATTGTTTTGAAGATCATCGTCAGCGGCCACGTCGATGCGATCGTCGGCGTCGCTTGCTTGAACGTGCTGGAAAAAGCGATCGACAAGATTCTGCTCGCCGGCATTCCTTGCATGGCCGTGCCGCTCCTCTCAAGCGACTGCCGCAACACCAGCGTCGATGAAGACTGGGTCATGGACATGATCCGCGTCAAACCGGCCACGCCCGCGCAGCAAACTCGCACCTACGTCCATCTGCTTCGCGCTGCAGCCAATCTATTCAAGCCCGATGAGCTGGAAGTTTTGTTGCCGCGGTTGCGCGGCGGCAAACGCTTGCAGTCCGGCGATAGCGCTGCCGCACTCGATCCGATTGCCGCGACTGAGCAGATCGCGCACGACTTTCTCGCCAAGGGCGGCAAGTACTCGCGGCCGTTCATCACGCTCGCGGTGCACGACGCGCTGACCGGCGGCCACGGCACGCTCGCGAATGGCGCCGAGCATCTGGCCGCGGTTCCGCTGGCCATTCGCCGCGCTGCTATGTCGATCGAAGCATTTCACAAAGCTTCGCTCGTGCACGACGACATCGAAGACGAAGACGCCTTCCGCTACGGCGAAGAAACCGTCCATCGCCGCTTCGGCATTCCCACGGCGATCAACGTGGGCGATTATCTGATCGGCCTCGGTTATCGCCTCGTCAGCAAAGAAACCGCGACGCTCGGCGGCAACGCCGTCGCTGATATTTTGAACTGTCTCGCCGATGCCCACCTCCGCTTGAGCGAAGGCCAAGGCGCTGAGTTGCTTTGGCGTGATGCGCGCGACAAGCGACTCAAGCCCATCGATGCCCTCAAAATCTACGCCCTGAAAACATCCCCTGCTTTCGAAGCGGCTCTCTACAGCGGTTGCCGATTGGCGGGACCGGCCGAAGCCTACGCCGAGCCGATGAAGCAATTCGCCCGCAACCTGGGTGTCGCTTTTCAGATTCTGAATGATCTGAACGACTGGGACGGCGACAACCACAACAAGCTCGCAGCCGGCGGCGATACGCTCGGCGGCCGGCCAACGGTTCTCTGGGCTCTCGCGATCGAAGGGCTGAACGCGTCGAAGCAGGAAGAGCTGTTGTCGCTGGTTACGAATTCGCAACTCGATGGTCCAGCTCGTCTGGCCCGTGTGCGGCAGTTGTATAACGAAGCTGGGGCCTTTGAAAAAGCGGCCCGACTGATCGACAAGCATCGCGAGCGGGCCGAAGCGATCGCCGACGAAATTCAGCCGGAAGAACTTCGCCGCCTGCTCTACTATCTAATCGACAGCGTGCTCGATCACTCGTCTGCCGCGAGTGCACCGCCGCCGGTTCTGCAAATCACGCCGCAAATCAATCCGCAGAAGTAA
- the carB gene encoding carbamoyl-phosphate synthase large subunit: protein MPKRTDLKKILLIGSGPIVIGQACEFDYSGTQACKALREEGYSVVLVNSNPATIMTDPEMADSTYIEPLTWEIVEKIIEKERPDAILPTLGGQTGLNLAMDLAKHGVLKKYNCEMIGARPDVIAKAEERELFKQAMHKIGLGVCKGETVKTVEHARKVLAEVGLPAIIRPSFTMGGSGSGIAYNREEFDRMVRNGLDLSPVTEVLVEESIIGWKEYEMEVVRDMDDNVVIICSIENFDPMGVHTGDSITVAPAQTLSDKEYQRMRDASIAVIREIGVETGGSNIQFAINPKNGRMIVIEMNPRVSRSSALASKATGFPIAKIAAKLAVGFRLHELANDITRKTLACFEPAIDYVVTKIPRFAFEKFPEADATLMTQMKSVGETMAIGRTFKESFQKALRGLEVGAFGFGCDSKDLWGTPHQPSNDDIRGKLAVPNADRVWHLRYAIKSGMSPAELYQITNIDPWFLDQLYAIVQMEDKLRAIGSVSNCDDATLREAKQFGFSDRQLATLWGVTEMDVRANRKGRNIIPTYKAVDTCAAEFEAYTPYFYSTYEQEDEVPAAKPDKKRIMILGGGPNRIGQGIEFDYCCCHASFALRELGIESVMVNSNPETVSTDYDTSDLLFFEPLTTEDVLNIFDRINPIGVIVQFGGQTPLNLSRALHNAGVPIIGTSVDTIEAAEDREKFAKILNELGLKQPANGIARNMNQARAEVVRIGFPCLVRPSFVLGGRAMEICYDHTQFERFVAEAFVVAQDKPVLIDRFLEDATEVDVDCICDGENVIISGIMEHIEEAGVHSGDSACAIPPYSLPGPVVQEIREATAAMARHLRVIGLMNVQFAVKKEEGKMAVYVLEVNPRASRTVPFVAKATGMPVAKVAAKVMTGVSLPDLGITREPIPAAVSVKESVFPFRKFAGVDIVLGPEMRSTGEVMGISERFSIAFAKGQLAAGTLLPTKGCIFVSVSARHKEAVVDLARRLSTLGHELVATEGTARRLQESGIPVTQVKKIAEGRPNLLDHLNDGQITLVINTPSGKGARTDEGRIRAAAVQLGVPCITTIQAAEAAVKAMEALRHESMEVQSLQDRFAAKKNESPALQPATV, encoded by the coding sequence GTGCCAAAGCGAACCGACCTGAAAAAGATTCTGCTCATCGGCTCTGGTCCCATTGTCATCGGCCAGGCCTGTGAATTCGATTACTCGGGCACGCAGGCTTGCAAAGCCCTGCGCGAAGAGGGGTACAGCGTGGTGCTGGTCAACAGCAATCCCGCCACGATCATGACCGACCCCGAGATGGCCGACAGCACTTACATCGAGCCGCTCACCTGGGAGATCGTCGAAAAGATCATCGAAAAGGAACGCCCCGACGCGATCTTGCCGACGCTCGGCGGTCAAACCGGTCTCAACCTGGCCATGGATCTCGCCAAGCACGGCGTGCTGAAAAAGTACAACTGCGAAATGATCGGCGCCCGGCCCGATGTCATCGCCAAAGCCGAAGAGCGCGAGCTCTTCAAGCAAGCGATGCACAAAATCGGCCTCGGCGTGTGCAAGGGCGAAACCGTCAAAACCGTCGAACACGCGCGCAAGGTGCTCGCTGAGGTCGGCCTGCCCGCGATCATTCGCCCCAGCTTCACGATGGGCGGCAGCGGTTCGGGCATTGCCTACAACCGCGAAGAATTCGACCGCATGGTGCGGAACGGCCTCGATTTGTCGCCGGTCACCGAAGTGCTGGTCGAGGAATCGATCATCGGTTGGAAAGAATACGAAATGGAAGTCGTCCGCGACATGGACGACAACGTGGTCATCATCTGCTCGATCGAAAACTTCGATCCGATGGGCGTCCACACCGGCGACTCGATCACGGTCGCGCCGGCCCAGACGCTGAGCGACAAAGAATATCAGCGGATGCGCGATGCGAGCATCGCCGTTATTCGCGAGATCGGCGTCGAGACCGGCGGCTCGAACATTCAATTTGCGATCAATCCGAAAAACGGCCGGATGATTGTCATCGAAATGAATCCGCGCGTGAGTCGCTCCAGCGCGCTCGCCAGCAAAGCGACGGGCTTTCCCATCGCCAAGATCGCCGCCAAGCTTGCGGTTGGTTTCCGCCTGCACGAACTGGCCAACGACATCACTCGCAAGACGTTGGCCTGCTTCGAACCTGCCATCGATTATGTCGTGACGAAGATCCCACGCTTCGCTTTCGAAAAATTCCCCGAAGCCGACGCCACGCTCATGACGCAAATGAAAAGCGTCGGCGAAACGATGGCCATCGGCCGCACGTTCAAGGAGTCGTTTCAAAAGGCCCTGCGTGGTCTCGAGGTCGGCGCGTTCGGCTTTGGTTGCGACAGCAAGGATTTGTGGGGCACGCCGCATCAACCATCGAACGACGACATCCGCGGCAAGCTCGCCGTGCCGAACGCTGATCGCGTGTGGCACTTGCGGTATGCGATCAAAAGCGGCATGAGCCCGGCCGAGTTGTATCAAATCACCAACATCGATCCGTGGTTCCTCGATCAGCTGTACGCCATCGTGCAGATGGAAGACAAGCTCCGCGCGATCGGCAGCGTGAGCAATTGCGACGACGCCACGCTCCGCGAAGCGAAGCAGTTCGGATTTTCCGACCGTCAGCTGGCCACGCTGTGGGGCGTCACCGAGATGGATGTTCGCGCCAATCGCAAGGGCCGCAACATCATCCCCACGTACAAGGCAGTCGATACTTGCGCCGCCGAATTCGAAGCTTACACGCCCTACTTCTACTCGACCTACGAGCAGGAAGACGAAGTGCCGGCCGCCAAGCCCGATAAAAAGCGGATCATGATTCTCGGCGGCGGCCCGAACCGCATTGGCCAGGGGATCGAGTTCGATTATTGCTGCTGCCATGCGAGCTTTGCTCTCCGCGAACTCGGCATCGAATCGGTGATGGTCAACAGCAACCCGGAAACCGTCAGCACCGACTACGACACCAGCGATCTGCTGTTCTTCGAACCTCTCACGACCGAAGACGTCCTCAACATCTTCGATCGCATCAACCCAATCGGCGTGATTGTGCAGTTTGGTGGTCAGACGCCGCTGAACCTCTCGCGCGCTTTGCACAACGCCGGCGTGCCGATCATCGGCACCAGCGTCGATACCATCGAAGCAGCTGAAGACCGCGAGAAGTTTGCCAAGATTCTGAACGAGCTCGGCTTGAAGCAGCCGGCCAACGGTATCGCCCGCAACATGAATCAAGCCCGCGCGGAAGTTGTCCGCATCGGCTTCCCTTGCCTCGTTCGTCCCAGCTTCGTGCTCGGCGGCCGGGCGATGGAAATCTGCTACGACCACACGCAGTTCGAACGCTTTGTCGCCGAAGCCTTTGTCGTCGCGCAGGATAAGCCGGTTCTCATCGACCGTTTCCTCGAGGATGCCACCGAAGTCGACGTTGACTGCATTTGCGACGGCGAAAATGTGATCATCAGCGGCATCATGGAGCACATCGAAGAAGCCGGCGTCCACTCGGGCGACTCGGCCTGTGCAATTCCGCCCTACAGCTTGCCTGGTCCGGTGGTGCAAGAGATTCGCGAAGCCACGGCTGCCATGGCTCGGCACTTGCGAGTTATTGGTTTGATGAACGTGCAGTTTGCGGTGAAGAAGGAAGAAGGCAAGATGGCCGTGTATGTGCTCGAGGTGAATCCTCGTGCGAGCCGCACGGTTCCCTTCGTCGCCAAAGCCACCGGCATGCCCGTCGCCAAGGTCGCGGCCAAGGTGATGACCGGGGTGTCGCTGCCTGACCTGGGCATCACGCGCGAGCCGATTCCCGCCGCGGTCAGCGTCAAGGAAAGCGTCTTCCCGTTCCGCAAGTTCGCGGGCGTCGATATTGTGCTCGGCCCCGAAATGCGGAGCACGGGCGAAGTGATGGGCATCAGCGAGCGTTTCAGCATCGCCTTTGCCAAGGGTCAACTTGCGGCTGGCACGTTGCTACCGACGAAGGGGTGCATCTTTGTCAGCGTCTCGGCCCGCCACAAGGAAGCCGTCGTCGATCTCGCGCGGCGGCTGAGCACGTTGGGCCATGAGTTAGTTGCCACGGAAGGGACCGCCCGCCGACTGCAGGAATCCGGCATTCCAGTCACGCAAGTGAAGAAGATCGCCGAAGGCCGACCGAACTTGCTCGACCATTTGAACGACGGCCAGATCACGCTGGTCATCAACACGCCCAGTGGCAAGGGTGCCCGCACCGACGAAGGCCGCATCCGCGCCGCCGCCGTGCAGCTGGGCGTTCCCTGCATCACCACCATCCAGGCCGCTGAAGCAGCCGTTAAAGCGATGGAGGCCCTGCGTCACGAATCGATGGAGGTTCAATCCCTCCAGGATCGCTTTGCTGCGAAGAAGAACGAAAGTCCCGCATTGCAACCTGCTACGGTTTAA